The Vibrio alginolyticus NBRC 15630 = ATCC 17749 genomic sequence CGGCGAGAAACAAGTTGGCGCTGGGCGAGTATCAATTGCTTTGAGGATGACAGGCGTCTGGGGTTGAACTTGGCAGCTGGCGTTAATGAAACTGGCTATTGCGAAAATGTATTGTGGATTAATGGTCAGCGTCACTTTTTGCAACCTGTGCAGTTTCAGTTTTCACGAAGTGATGAAGGACAAAAGTGGCATATTACGTCGGAAGATAAACGAGTTAACTTACAGTTCACGCCTTTGAATCGACGCTCAGAGAAGAAAAATTTTTGGCTTCTCAAAAGTAACTTTCGTCAGTACATCGGTTATTTCTCTGGCTATATTATCGATGGAAATGGCATCAAACATCAGTTAGAAGAAGTTATGGGTCTTACTGAAGATCACTATGCAAAATGGTAGAAACACAATGGATTGGACGCAGTTGATGGACCGCCCAGAATTACTTCTGATGATTCTGGCTCCAGTTTTCTTTTTCTGCATGCTTGCCGAATATTGGTTCGGACAAAGAAGGGGACGCTTGCCTGAAAGCGCGACGTATTACTTCCCTGAAGTAGCGTGTAATTTTGTTCTTGCGGGCTTACACCAAGCGACAGACATACTCACGGGTTTACTGATTGCTCAGTTGTATTTGTGGTGGCTCGATTGGCGTTTGTTTGATATCGAAATGAGCGTCTCAGCTTTTCTTTTACTTGTTGTCCTGCAAGATTTTTTCTATTACTGGTTTCATCGGGCTAGCCATCGTATTCGTTGGATGTGGGCCGCGCACGTTGTTCATCACAGTTCGGAAAGAATGAACTTCAGTACCGCCTTTCGTCAAAGTTTAATGTATCCGCTAGCGGGGATGTGGATTTTTTGGTTGCCCTTGGTGATTATTGGTTTTGAGCCAAAATGGGTTGTCTTCGTTGTGTTGTTTAATCTGGGCTTACAGTTTTTTGTTCACACCCAATCAATTCGTTCGCTCGGGCCACTAGAGTGGGTATTTAACACGCCGTCTCACCATCGCGTTCATCATGGTGTGAACCGTCAGTACATCGACAAAAATTATGCGGGTGTATTAATTATTTGGGATCGAATGTTCGGAACGTTTGAACCAGAGGTGGAAACGGTTCGGTATGGGGTTTCTAAACCTGTAAACAGCTTTAATCCCATCCGCGTGACGTTTGCAGAATGGAAAGACATGTTTTATGACGTAACTCGACCAAACTTATCATGGAAACAACGCTGCCGCCGTTTGTTCGCTCCGCCATCGGATTTTTATGAGTAAATTGAGATAAAGAGATTGGAGCGGGCAGCGGGAATCGAACCCGCATCATCAGCTTGGAAGGCTGAGGTAATAGCCATTATACGATGCCCGCGCATCGATAGGACTCGGTTAATATGCCACACTGGACGAAAAAGAAAAGTCTTTTCTCATCAAATGTTTGTCAGTTGCCTAAAAAAGTAGCGGACTGATGTTAAAGTGTTCATTGTCTCTGGTTTTTTGTGGCACTCGCGATTTCGTTACTAAGCCTAGAGGCTTCCAATTAGGTCGTAAACACCGAATTCTTAGGTGTTTAGATGTTGATGATATTCAAGATTTTCTGTGTAAAGGTTAATCTCGTTTATTGAACAGTCACGTTTCATGGTCAAGACTAGATATTGAAATGATTACTTTTTACTGTTGATGCGTATGTATAACACAGGGTAATTCTGCTGAAACAGTCAGCTTAACCAAAGGAGATTTAACATGATGAGAGGTTTGATATTAGGGCTGGTGGTGATGCTGGTATCTGCTTGTACTACCGTTACAACCGATGTAGATAAACAAGCCGACTTTTCAGCTTACAGAACGTTTGACTTCGGTGCTCAGGCGGAAGCTCCTACCAGTATTGATGGTCGACGTATTGAGCAAGGGCTTGCTGAACAGCTTGAGGGTAAGGGTTTAATTAAGGTAAATAGTGGCGGTGACCTTTACGTACATCATGATATCGTAGAAGAATCCGAGCTTGTTTCTTCAGGATCGTCGGTGAGCTTTGGCTATGGCTGGAATAGCTTTGGTGTGATCACTTCAAGCCCAGAAAGATATAAAGAACGTAAGTATGGGAAGTTGGTGGTTGAACTGGTTGATGCAAAGGCTAATCAAGTCGTTTGGAAAGGCGTTTCAAGTCGTAAACTGTCTGAGTCAATGAGCTCTGAGAAAAGAGAATCTCTCATCCAAGAAGAAATCGCGAAGATGTTTGAAAGCTACCCTTACGGTGAAAAATAATTAGTATTCTTAACGATCAAGAATACTAATTGCCAATAGTTACGCACAGGGTTAAAAGAACTTATTATTTTGGTTTTGGTTACCTTTGTGCGTACGACCCTGATTGCTTTACTCGGACTACTTTTCTGCTTGTTGGCTCCGAGCATGAGCCTGGCGCACTCACACCCAAATTTTCTTTCCTTTCATAACCAGAATATTGCTGTTGACGCTAAGTCGAAGCACTTTTCAGAACATCCTATCTCTCCAATACAACTAGACTACCCGAGTTTAAACAGCCGGAATGTATTGAGGGTTAGCCATGCTAAGGAAATGAGCTCGAACGACGATGTAGAACCCGAATGGTTTGAAATGCTTGATGTAGCATGGTGGGCGCATCGTTCGGCAATTTACTCGATGAAGCGGCTAAAACGCATCGGCAATGAGGCTTTAGGTTGTTGTATTGAAAGTATTTTTACTCACTTTAAATACAGAATCGGCGTGAGAAAAGAATCGAATTTGATATACCGCTTTATACATGCTCGCTAACACATTCCATGTTTTTGCAACTTTTGGTTAATTATGCTTAGGAGCGGTTTATGTTTGATTCGATCATTCAGGTCTTGAGTGCTTTTTGGCATCAAGATTTCACGGCGTTAATGGCGCCAGGCAGTGCAGGTTTGGTTTATTTTGTTGTTGCAGTGATTATCTTTTTGGAAAGTGGTTTTATTCCTGCTGCACCTTTCCCATGCGACAGTGTCGTCGTATTATCCGGTACGCTGGCGGCGGTTGGCGTCCTTGACCCAATTATGATCATGTTGGTGATAGCTGTTAGTGCGGGGTTGGGAAGTTGGGCGGCTTATTTACAAGGCAAGTGGCTAAATCGCTTACCTAAGGTCCAAGGCTGGGTGAGTGCGGTTCCTCAAAAGCGTTTGGAACAAGTCGACGTATTACTCAGTAAACATGGATTGATTGCGCTTTTGTGCGCGCGGTTTATTCCGGTTGTTCGTTCCCTATTGCCATTAATGATGGGGTTGCGAGTGAAACGTATTAGTAAATTCCATTACTTTGCGTGGCTGAGTGCGATTTTATGGACGCTGATATTATGCGGTTTTGGTTCATTACTTCCTTTGCTACCGGAAAATATGAGCAAAGCAATCACAATGCTATTAATGGCGGCACCAATAATTACTCTTGTGATAGGAGTGCTTAGTTTCTTGTTTGTTAAAGCACGTCGAGCGTTCTGTAAACCCAAGGATGTGTCAGAGTTTTCCCAGTAAGTTTACTTTGATTTGCACTTTTAAGCTTGTATGCAGATTAGACATCTAATCGACAGGTTTTTGTCAGTAAAAAGAAAGGCGCAATGTATGCGCCTTTCTTTTTGAGTGTCGTTAGGGTTTCGAATTTAATAGCCAATGCTATATAGGTATTCGCCAACTTCTTTGCACTGAGACTTGTAGATGTTCTCTACTTCAGACTTATTCTTATCTGCTGCTTTAAATTCAAGTTCGGCAGACGATAGCTGGTCAAAGCTGTAGTCTCTCTCAGACATTAAGTAGTGTCTGAACATCGCTCTGTGTTCCGGAACTGCAATACGTGCGTTAGAAACGTTGGCACACTCTAACAGAGTGTCGTTACTCATTTCTTCTGGCTTAGTTTCTGTGTTTGCTAAGGTTGAGCCCGCTGAAAATAGTAATGCTAGTGCGATGGTTGTAGCGATTCTTGTCATTATATGGACCTCAAATTGGTTCTAGTAACAATGAGCATATTGGCTCTTATCGTTACATTTTCGTGTTCTCTGTATGTCATAAAAAGTTAAACAACAGAGAAGGCGTTGCGACCATGAGTAAAGACGAACATTAAGTTCGCTTCCTTTCTTCCTGAGAGGCGATAAAGAGAGCGTTGACTCATGAGTCCGCCATAACTGTCTAGAGGTAAGCGAGATGCTTGTTTTGCCAACTCCAGTAGTGGTGGAGAAGAGAAAGCAATAAGTAAAAAATAATCAGGAGTAAAATCTGATGATAAAACGCCATCAGTAGCTGATGTTCGGCGACAGGAAACAAGCCCGAACAACTCGCGCTTTATATGTAGGTAGTAACTTTCTGAACCCCAAGAGCTCAGAGAAGCTGAGGCATGAAAATCAGTGTGTGCTAGCTCAAAATCGTCTTGTTGAGAGAGTTTAAGTAGACGCTCGGAAGTGTAATGTTTGGTGTGGTGCCACTCATGCGCATATGAAGCTGTGATGAGCCCTGAAAGCAGGGACAAAGAAAGCATCAATAATATACGGTGTAGATAACGCAAGAAGTAACCCTAAACATATAAAGCCACAGTTACCCACCATGATTAAGGAATCTTAGTGGAACTATGATAACGATGAAAGCCAGTGTCTGATGAACTCAGCGTATACTAACGAGATGGAAGGGGGATGAACAGAGTTTTCTGATCGCACTTAGGCATATGAGCGAATAACACAATAATTTTTCGCTTTCGAGTAAGCGAAAATGGAAAGAGAGTCGTTGCACAAGGACGATTAAGCTAACAGGATTATTACTGGGGAAGAAATAGAATCTTCTTTTTCTTCCCCATATTCGTCGCATCGATATTATGCGCTTGCGTAAATAACGCTGCCGCCTTTTATGGTGTCAATGATCTCGCGAGACAACTTCTCTGGCAAAGCAGGGCAACCCCAACTGCGTCCGAGGTATCCATTCTTCTTGATGAAGGAAGGGTTTGCGTAATCGGCACCGTGCACGACAATGTAACGCTCGCGAGCTTTGTCGTTTAATCCAGAGCTTAGCCCATCTAATCGAAGTGAATAGCCATTTGAGCCGTAGTAAGTGGTATCAGTCAAAAAAGTGCCCAATGATGTTTTTCGCGAGTTCACGACATTTGAAAACTGTGTCGCTGTTTTCTTTCCGCTGTTCACGCCGTGAGAAACATACGTATTGTAAATTAGCTTCTTTTTATCTAAATCAACCACATAAAAACGCTTTTCAGTTGATGGTTTACTATAGTCGATGATCGTTAGTACCGACTTCTTTCTATCGGGTGTCTTCTGATAAGCGATGTAAGCGTCACTGAACAACTTAAAGTCTACTATGCCATCTAGCTTGGCTTGTTTAAACACATGTTCAACTTGCTTTGGTCGTAAATGATCCCTGGGTTCGTTATCTGATTGTTTTGCAAAAGCAAAAGGTGAGACAGACAACAGCGCACATGTAAATAATATAATTAACTTTTTCATCTTGGCTAAATAAAACTCTATGGTGTTACAAATTTACCGATTGCTTCATGCACTCGTTAAAACAACATGCACATCAATATAATTCTATTCCCAATGTTTCTTATTGCACGCTTAGGTGCTTGATATTGGGTTGACGATAATTTCTCGAGTTAAAAACTAACTGTTTGAAACTTATATAAAATATGAAGTTTAACGATGGTTTCTATAAACTTCGGCGTAAATAATATCTGATATATGTAATTAATAAAACTGTGTTTAAGGATATTTGTGAAGTTGCCAATTTATAAAAACGGCGTTTTATTTTTCGTACTTTAGAAACTCTTTTTATTTCAATGTGTTTTCTTTTTCTACGCTTTATCCAATACCTCAAAAGTTTGTGATTTAACTCGTAACAAATCGTAACGCCGAATCGTTATGTGTATAAGTGCATTTATAATGTATGAATAAACAACAGGGTGGTAAGAAAAGGCAGTAAAACAGCGGTGAATCGGTTGTTTTTAATTCACGATTGACAAAGCTAAGTCTAAGTCGTACAAAAATTGAACTTGTGAATGTATCGTTTAAGTGAGAGTGATGAGCTCGACAAAAGTGAAGTGATGCGTGCTATTGTTTATTCTCTAATTTATTCGATTACATAAGGAAGGGTACATAGTAAAAATTGAAAAAATAATTCTATCGTGTGGATTAAAATATATAAATAATAAAACTTAGAAATTAAAAGATAAGAACGCCAGATATTGATTCATTAAATTTTTGAACATGAAAGTAAACTCTATCTATTATGTTTGGTTTGGTTTGGTTTGGTTTGGTGTGAAAGCGATCGTCTCATTAAGAAAAGCGCTCAAATTTATTTAAGGACGGTTATGACAGCATTTAATAAAGTGTTTATTGTCACTCCCAATGTTAATGATTTTGCAATGTTGCAAGAGTCGCCATTGGAAATGTCTCTTCAAGTAACGGCAAGCAAACCTATCCAACTCTATGGAGAGTCTGTTAAAGCCAGTTGGAAAAGTATTGATATTGAATGGTTAGACGTTATGGGTGAAAAGCCATTGCCCAGGCCTGATATTGCAGCATGGGGATCTTTTACTCTTGCTGTATCCGCTTCTATTGCGGATAAGCTCGATGTGTTGAGCGAGAATGTCGAATTTTTACCATTAAATCTACAAGGAAAGCCTTGGCGAGCATTAAACATTGTCACTCAAATTGATGCCATTGATACCTCTGCTACCGAGTATAATCTTCGTCATGATAAGCTAAGTCGTGCTAGACCGTTTAAGAAACTCGTTTTGAATAGAGAAGTCGTTAATGAATCTGACTTGTTCAGAGTAAAAGGTGCTGGGCTCAGAACGTTTTGCACGGACAAAAAAGGTGGCTTGTACGATAGCGTCAAAGCGCTGAATTTGACCGGTTTGGATTTCAAGGAAGTGCTGGTTTAAAAACGAATAAATAGTGATTTACTCAACTAAAGTCATAGATATAGGTATGGGGGAACAAAAGCTGAGCATCTATCAATGAAGCTCATATACAGCTAAATACAGCCGCCCACAGTTGTGACTGTTGTACTTCTCCCCTTAACTTATGTTCTTGAAACCCTAATTGAGCTGACCATGGACGCATCAAATCGACGGTCGTCATTTGCCGATTGCCACCACAAGCTCAATTGTTCTTTAGTCATTGGTTTGCCAAATAAATAGCCTTGCATATAGTCGCAGCGGTATGCGGATAGCCATTCATGCATCATATTGTGTTCAATACCTTCTGCTGTAACCGTTTTATTTTGGGCATGGCATAGCTCAATGATAGGTTTGATCACATGGCCGTTGTTGGTGTTCATCAATGTAACGAGGAACTCTCGATCAAATTTGATTTTTTGAACCGGATACTGAACGAGCTGAGTTAACGATGTGTAACCAGAACCAAAGTCATCAATTGCAAGACGGTAGCCACGTTTTGATAGCTCATCAAGTAGAGCCGTGCCTTGTTGTTCTGCGGCAAAGGTTTCGGTTATTTCTATCTCAATACATTCTGGTTTAACACTGTGCAGTGTCGC encodes the following:
- a CDS encoding sterol desaturase family protein; the encoded protein is MDWTQLMDRPELLLMILAPVFFFCMLAEYWFGQRRGRLPESATYYFPEVACNFVLAGLHQATDILTGLLIAQLYLWWLDWRLFDIEMSVSAFLLLVVLQDFFYYWFHRASHRIRWMWAAHVVHHSSERMNFSTAFRQSLMYPLAGMWIFWLPLVIIGFEPKWVVFVVLFNLGLQFFVHTQSIRSLGPLEWVFNTPSHHRVHHGVNRQYIDKNYAGVLIIWDRMFGTFEPEVETVRYGVSKPVNSFNPIRVTFAEWKDMFYDVTRPNLSWKQRCRRLFAPPSDFYE
- a CDS encoding DUF4136 domain-containing protein, whose translation is MMRGLILGLVVMLVSACTTVTTDVDKQADFSAYRTFDFGAQAEAPTSIDGRRIEQGLAEQLEGKGLIKVNSGGDLYVHHDIVEESELVSSGSSVSFGYGWNSFGVITSSPERYKERKYGKLVVELVDAKANQVVWKGVSSRKLSESMSSEKRESLIQEEIAKMFESYPYGEK
- a CDS encoding DedA family protein, with the translated sequence MFDSIIQVLSAFWHQDFTALMAPGSAGLVYFVVAVIIFLESGFIPAAPFPCDSVVVLSGTLAAVGVLDPIMIMLVIAVSAGLGSWAAYLQGKWLNRLPKVQGWVSAVPQKRLEQVDVLLSKHGLIALLCARFIPVVRSLLPLMMGLRVKRISKFHYFAWLSAILWTLILCGFGSLLPLLPENMSKAITMLLMAAPIITLVIGVLSFLFVKARRAFCKPKDVSEFSQ
- a CDS encoding murein L,D-transpeptidase catalytic domain family protein; translation: MKKLIILFTCALLSVSPFAFAKQSDNEPRDHLRPKQVEHVFKQAKLDGIVDFKLFSDAYIAYQKTPDRKKSVLTIIDYSKPSTEKRFYVVDLDKKKLIYNTYVSHGVNSGKKTATQFSNVVNSRKTSLGTFLTDTTYYGSNGYSLRLDGLSSGLNDKARERYIVVHGADYANPSFIKKNGYLGRSWGCPALPEKLSREIIDTIKGGSVIYASA
- a CDS encoding imm11 family protein; translation: MTAFNKVFIVTPNVNDFAMLQESPLEMSLQVTASKPIQLYGESVKASWKSIDIEWLDVMGEKPLPRPDIAAWGSFTLAVSASIADKLDVLSENVEFLPLNLQGKPWRALNIVTQIDAIDTSATEYNLRHDKLSRARPFKKLVLNREVVNESDLFRVKGAGLRTFCTDKKGGLYDSVKALNLTGLDFKEVLV